A stretch of Trichomycterus rosablanca isolate fTriRos1 chromosome 8, fTriRos1.hap1, whole genome shotgun sequence DNA encodes these proteins:
- the foxi3b gene encoding forkhead box protein I3-B, producing the protein MTSYEQGQSPTRCGPQFPSLGQEPPELSLYSDNYYPPPSLPSPQRTNPSSYDLGEYAASSPNPYLWFNGSGINNSPYLGGTPGSAVSPFVPQHYGMQRPYLGPGAPGGELSWFSMPCQEDLMKLVRPPYSYSALIAMAIHGALDRRLTLSQIYQYVADNFPFYNKSKAGWQNSIRHNLSLNDCFKKVPRDEDDPGKGNYWTLDPNCEKMFDNGNFRRKRKRKSDIGEGSSEGALNSGESGDGSGPKNASGDVSTSPEKVLSPPSVGHSPCLSNFLTEMSGVVGGSVEVGADPLNRPLSHSLPSDGSQRMPQSSGFSSYSPSSSVPEWISPLPPPPPISPSGSHSSLGYNSPVINQFNGHFYTGLSSTGILYPREGTEV; encoded by the exons ATGACATCATACGAACAAGGTCAGTCTCCAACCCGGTGTGGGCCGCAGTTTCCGAGCCTGGGACAGGAGCCTCCGGAGCTGAGTCTATACAGCGACAACTACTACCCTCCACCATCTCTACCGAGTCCACAGAGAACAAACCCATCATCCTATGACCTTGGGGAATATGCTGCTTCATCTCCTAACCCCTATCTGTGGTTTAATGGTTCTGGGATAAACAACTCCCCATATCTTGGTGGAACACCGGGTTCTGCAGTATCACCATTCGTTCCGCAGCACTACGGCATGCAGAGACCGTACCTTGGTCCAGGGGCTCCTGGTGGAGAACTAAGCTGGTTCTCTATGCCCTGTCAGGAAGACCTGATGAAGCTGGTCAGGCCACCCTATTCATACTCAGCTCTTATCGCTATGGCAATACATGGTGCCCTAGATCGACGACTGACCCTTAGTCAGATATACCAGTACGTAGCAGATAACTTCCCTTTCTACAACAAGAGCAAAGCTGGCTGGCAGAATTCCATTCGTCACAACTTATCACTGAACGACTGCTTCAAGAAGGTTCCGCGGGATGAAGATGATCCTG GAAAGGGTAATTACTGGACCCTTGACCCTAACTGTGAGAAGATGTTTGACAACGGCAACTTCAGACGCAAGAGGAAGAGAAAGTCTGACATCGGAGAGGGCAGCTCTGAAGGTGCTCTTAACTCAGGAGAATCAGGAGACGGGAGCGGTcccaaaaatgcttcaggagaCGTGTCGACTTCACCCGAGAAGGTTCTTTCACCTCCATCTGTGGGTCATTCCCCTTGCTTGAGCAACTTCTTAACAGAGATGTCTGGAGTAGTAGGTGGGTCAGTGGAGGTAGGAGCAGATCCACTGAACCGTCCACTTTCTCACAGCCTGCCATCTGATGGTAGTCAAAGAATGCCCCAATCTTCAGGCTTTAGTTCTTACTCCCCTAGTTCCTCAGTCCCTGAGTGGATATCCCCTCTTCCCCCACCACCTCCTATCTCCCCTTCAGGTTCTCATTCCTCTTTAGGCTACAACAGCCCTGTTATCAACCAGTTCAATGGACATTTCTACACCGGCTTGAGCTCGACGGGCATCCTGTATCCCAGAGAGGGGACAGAAGTGTGA